In bacterium, the DNA window ATCTTCTGGAAATCTTCGTCAAACCCGATTACAAGGTTTTCTCCGTCAAACATTAAAGGCTTTCCTTCCACAAGATACGCCTTTAAAATAGGTTTCATGCGGCTTATTCCGGCAATCGCTTCATGCCATATATTTTTAACCTGTTTAAGATTCTCGTCCCCTGATGTATTTGACGCGTTTACGGGATATTCGGTTGAAGGTTCTTTTAAGAATTCCGGTTTTTCATCGGGGATTTGCTTTTTTTTTGAATGGACGGGAGTTCCGGCATCAGAAACATTGATTTTTTTTCTGAGGTCTTCAAGTTTTTGCACAAGTTCATCAATGGGTATTCTCTGTCTTGTTTTTACCAGTTCCAGCATCCTGACTTCCAAAAATGTCTTTACGGAAAGAGAACTGCTTATTCCCGCTTCGGTATCGATCAGCAACATTATAATGTCATTCAAGGTGTCCATGCTCAGTTTTTCGGATACAGCGCGGAAGGCGGCGGCTTCTTCCTTACCAACGCCCAGTTCATCCATATTCAAAGCAGATGCCTTTATCATAAGCACCGTACGGAAATATTCTATAAGCCCGCCCAGAAATGTTCCGGGGTCTTTCCCCTCATCAAAAACCTTTTCAACCAGTTTCAATATCTCGGGAGATGCGCCCTCAACAATCGCGTTTGCGACTTTATCGATCAGATCCTTCTCCACAACCCCAAGCATGGATACAACATCCTGTTCTTTAATATCAGAGTTAGTGAAGGAGACTATCTGATCCAGAATAGATTCCGCATCTCTCATGCTTCCGTCAGCAAACCTGGCAATCATAGACAAAGCGTTTTTTTCCGCCTTTATCTTATCGTTTTGCGTTATCCTGTTTAATTTATCGGCGATAATGTTTACGGGTATTTTCCTGAAATCAAGGCGCTGGCAGCGCGAACGTATGGTCAAAGGAACTTTAAGCGGCTCTGTTGTGGCAAAGAAAAATTTAACATGGGGAGGCGGTTCTTCAAGGGTTTTAAGAAGCGCATTGAACCCTTCTTTTGTAACCATATGGACTTCATCAATGATATATACTTTGTATTTTCCCCGCGCAGGCATATACTGAACGGTTTCGCGAATATTCCTTATGTCGTCTACCTTGTTATTCGAAGCTCCGTCGATTTCAATGACATCCATGCTGCTGCCGGATGTTATTTCCAGACAGCTCGGGCACTTGCCGCACGGTTCGGCATCTTTGGGTTGGCTGCAATTCAAGACTTTCGCGAATATCCTTGCCGTGCTCGTTTTTCCGATGCCCCGGGGCCCCGAAAGGAGATAAGCATGCGCTATCCTGTCATATTTGATGGCATTTTTCAGCGTCTTGACTATATGTTCCTGACCGGCAATCTCATCGAACTTCTGCGGTCTCCATTTCCTCGCAAAAACTAAATAGTCCATTTTTCCCCTTAAAATATTTTTCTAAGCCGTGCACCCGGCTTTGAGATCTGACGAAGCTTCTTTCGCAGCTCTCTCGCTCCGGCCAGGCAAACCCGCGACATAAGCAAATTTTTGCTTACCGCTGCTTCCTTCCGGACCTGACGGGGTTCACAAATATGCCTTCCGCGGGACCCGACTTTCACAGTTCGAGAAACTGTTTCAAAAGTATCCGCCGAAACCCTCCACCAGGAATTAAACCCTGCTAAAGCGGGTTGCAGGTTACAGGGCACCGCTACCTCCCCGTCTAGCACGGCAAATTTCAATTTCAAAGAAATAACATTTTCGATTATATCATAATTGTGGCGCGCCCGAGAGGATTTGAACCCCTAACCTTCTGGTCCGTAGCCAGACACTCTATCCAATTGAGCTACGGGCGCAACCCAAAACATTCGCTACCCGAAAACCTAAAATTTTATAAAACCGTTAATATTACACCCTTTTTTCACCCGCCAATGCTTTGTGGCGGGCTACGGGCGCTCCGCGAAACTGTAACTTATGGAACATCAGTGAACGTAAGTTGCCAAGTTGAGCGAATCCCCAGCGTTTTGATTTGCAAAGCAAATCAGCAGGGGAAAGAAACCTATAATAAAGAACATAAAAACCTTTTTAAACCACAGATTACTCAGATACACACAGATAAAAAAGCAAAAACTTAGAAATCATTAAGATTTTTTAGTTCTACCAAAATAGTGCTCAACTGTTAAACTTAATGCGCTTTTTCCCACAAAAGCGATTAAGGGTAACATAACCGCAATAAAAAAATCAAGCCAGTATTGATTTGCCTTTAACGCCTGATATTTTAATGTTTTTTAAACCGGACGGCTTGACAGAAACGGTGTTGAGTCGTATATTTATGTAA includes these proteins:
- the dnaX gene encoding DNA polymerase III subunit gamma/tau; this encodes MDYLVFARKWRPQKFDEIAGQEHIVKTLKNAIKYDRIAHAYLLSGPRGIGKTSTARIFAKVLNCSQPKDAEPCGKCPSCLEITSGSSMDVIEIDGASNNKVDDIRNIRETVQYMPARGKYKVYIIDEVHMVTKEGFNALLKTLEEPPPHVKFFFATTEPLKVPLTIRSRCQRLDFRKIPVNIIADKLNRITQNDKIKAEKNALSMIARFADGSMRDAESILDQIVSFTNSDIKEQDVVSMLGVVEKDLIDKVANAIVEGASPEILKLVEKVFDEGKDPGTFLGGLIEYFRTVLMIKASALNMDELGVGKEEAAAFRAVSEKLSMDTLNDIIMLLIDTEAGISSSLSVKTFLEVRMLELVKTRQRIPIDELVQKLEDLRKKINVSDAGTPVHSKKKQIPDEKPEFLKEPSTEYPVNASNTSGDENLKQVKNIWHEAIAGISRMKPILKAYLVEGKPLMFDGENLVIGFDEDFQKIHLDALKTPENIKIIERQFGMRLGSALSVTFDFNGKVDIAPAEKPLEEGKGMLQEVKKDPHVNQILDLFNAQITDVKLGRER